A single Pseudoxanthomonas sp. DNA region contains:
- the leuD gene encoding 3-isopropylmalate dehydratase small subunit, which yields MTAFRELRSKSVVLAQTNIDTDQIIPARFLSTTERAGLGRHAFNDWRWQADGSPNPAFAFNQPENQGRRILLAGRNFGCGSSREHAPWALTDLGLRAIVSSEIADIFRNNSLKNGLLPIVLPEEIVQSLMERPDDELTIDVAARELRAPDGSVFGFPLDAFAQTCLLEGVDELGYLLARHTDIETYEATRHAR from the coding sequence ATGACCGCGTTCCGCGAACTGCGCTCGAAGAGCGTGGTGTTGGCGCAGACCAACATCGATACCGACCAGATCATCCCGGCGCGCTTCCTCTCGACCACCGAGCGCGCCGGCCTGGGCAGGCACGCCTTCAACGACTGGCGCTGGCAGGCGGATGGGTCGCCGAATCCGGCCTTCGCGTTCAACCAGCCCGAGAACCAGGGCCGCCGCATCCTGCTGGCCGGCCGCAATTTCGGCTGCGGTTCCTCGCGCGAGCATGCGCCGTGGGCGCTGACCGACCTGGGCCTGCGCGCCATCGTCAGCAGCGAGATCGCCGACATCTTCCGCAACAACAGCCTGAAGAACGGCCTGCTGCCCATCGTGCTGCCCGAGGAGATCGTGCAGTCGCTGATGGAACGGCCAGACGACGAGCTGACGATCGACGTCGCGGCGCGCGAACTGCGCGCGCCCGACGGGTCCGTCTTCGGCTTCCCGCTGGATGCCTTCGCGCAGACCTGCCTGCTGGAGGGCGTGGACGAACTGGGCTACCTGCTGGCCCGCCATACCGACATCGAAACCTACGAGGCTACCCGCCATGCACGCTGA
- the leuB gene encoding 3-isopropylmalate dehydrogenase gives MHADIAVLPGDGIGPEVTAAAVTVLRALARRHGHSLDFHEYDIGGIAIDRHGEPLPQGTLRGCQQANAVLLGAVGGPKWSDPNAKVRPEQGLLALRKGLGLFANLRPVRPHPAALNASPIKPHLLTGVDIVVVRELTGGIYFGEKTRDARGASDLCSYSVTEIERVVRSAFRLARQRRGYLVSVDKANVLETSRLWRDVATRIGREEFPDVTLEHQLVDSMAMHLLAKPREYDVIVTENMFGDILTDEASMLAGSLGLLPSASLGDGKVGLYEPIHGSAPDIAGKGIANPYATILSCALLLRHSLGLHEEADCIERAVDGALNAQVFTNDLATGGRGVSTQAATQAVLEQMQAQCYVAELRD, from the coding sequence ATGCACGCTGACATCGCCGTACTGCCCGGGGACGGCATCGGCCCCGAAGTCACCGCCGCCGCCGTCACCGTGCTGCGCGCCCTGGCGCGCCGTCATGGCCACAGCTTGGACTTCCACGAATACGACATCGGCGGCATCGCCATCGACCGCCACGGCGAACCGCTGCCGCAGGGGACGCTGCGGGGCTGCCAGCAGGCGAACGCGGTGCTGCTGGGCGCGGTCGGCGGACCGAAGTGGTCGGATCCCAATGCAAAGGTACGCCCCGAGCAGGGCCTGCTGGCGCTGCGCAAGGGCCTGGGCCTGTTCGCCAACCTGCGTCCGGTGCGGCCGCATCCGGCGGCGCTGAATGCCTCGCCGATCAAGCCGCACCTGCTGACCGGCGTGGACATCGTGGTGGTGCGCGAACTGACCGGCGGCATCTACTTCGGCGAGAAGACCCGCGACGCGCGCGGCGCCAGTGACCTGTGCAGCTACTCGGTCACCGAGATCGAGCGCGTGGTACGCAGTGCCTTCCGGCTGGCCCGGCAGCGCCGCGGTTACCTGGTGTCGGTGGACAAGGCGAACGTGCTGGAAACCTCGCGCCTGTGGCGCGATGTCGCCACACGCATCGGCCGCGAGGAGTTTCCCGATGTCACGCTGGAACACCAGCTGGTCGACTCGATGGCGATGCACCTGCTGGCCAAGCCGCGCGAGTACGACGTGATCGTCACCGAGAACATGTTCGGCGACATCCTGACCGACGAAGCCTCGATGCTGGCCGGCTCGCTGGGCCTGCTGCCGTCCGCCTCGCTGGGCGACGGCAAGGTCGGCCTGTACGAACCGATCCACGGCTCCGCGCCGGACATCGCCGGCAAGGGCATCGCCAATCCCTACGCGACGATCCTCAGCTGCGCCCTGCTGCTGCGCCATTCGCTGGGCCTGCACGAAGAAGCGGATTGCATCGAGCGTGCAGTCGACGGCGCGCTGAACGCGCAGGTGTTCACCAACGACCTGGCGACCGGTGGGCGTGGCGTGTCCACCCAGGCGGCCACGCAGGCCGTGCTGGAACAGATGCAGGCCCAGTGCTACGTGGCGGAGCTGCGCGACTGA
- a CDS encoding two-component regulator propeller domain-containing protein, with protein MRCLFLTGLSLLVLLVGAPAWALDPARKVDEYTIARWTMEDGLPHNLVHAIQQDADGYLWTGTWEGAARFDGRRFTAYDGGSVAGLEIEGVRAIAPHPQGGMVLSLGRVGPGVLHFRQGRWQRLPGPAGTLPDVSVLRFGPDGVLWIGTDHALFRREPGGELQEIESAGARLANERVLAILPLPDGRALVGNRHGLFRIGGGRATAWGREAGLPETSVLAVQPSRWGGLLVGGSAGVWRLEHGRAQQITGERVEAMLEDRNGNLWVSTLDGLRRYTQGRYETLGEREGLLGRLAPGLFEDRDGLLWVGTTNGLYRISDGPVFGLGRSSGLRDIYVRAIIERPGQGVWIGHPMGVDAWQAGQSRAVPLAFDGRSDPSVLSLANARDGGLWIGTYDQGVIHLPAAAEGTQARPWRLDEAGGLPSNHVRALLERADGSLWIGSNEGVTVYREGRIARHYDANDGLPDGNVYVLYETAQGVLWIGTSNGMAMMRRDGTVRRWTPMSDFPAVAAFDFLADPDGSLWIATDRGLLHWRDGAFVQFDHRQGLPNNRLFRLLEDDNGDFWVSSNRGVFRISRPALTAVENRHLARLPVEAFTHADGLPSSQANGASAPAGWPMRDGKLWFATANGVGVIDPDDARRQRTQGVTLVIESVEADGRVLPLQAGYALAADTRRVVIRFTGLNQRAPERLRYRYRMVGFDHDWVETDNGIAHDAIYTNLPSGKLRFEVQVMNAPADWSRTEGRVMRSVELDKAAPWWLTAWAMTAYLVLAGLLGWSVLLLAMRRHRQRQHRLQALVDARTSELSEKNAQLEQAGAANAQLLEQLAYQARHDPLTRLANRRAGDAFLAEALDTSRREGRPLCVALLDIDHFKTINDRYGHAFGDEVLSRIAALAERLAGGRDDVLIARWGGEEFLVCQQLPWSTARARLEALREGIAQASIDTPDGGDLRCTVSIGVAELEAGQDMRDLLRVADERLYRAKQQGRNRLVPG; from the coding sequence GTGCGCTGCCTGTTCCTCACCGGCCTGAGTCTGCTGGTCCTGCTCGTCGGCGCGCCTGCGTGGGCGCTGGATCCCGCGCGCAAGGTCGACGAGTACACGATCGCGCGCTGGACGATGGAAGACGGGTTGCCGCACAACCTGGTGCATGCCATCCAGCAGGATGCCGACGGCTATCTGTGGACGGGCACGTGGGAGGGCGCGGCGCGTTTCGATGGCCGCCGCTTCACGGCGTACGACGGCGGCAGCGTGGCGGGCCTGGAGATCGAAGGGGTGCGTGCCATCGCGCCGCATCCGCAGGGCGGGATGGTGCTGAGCCTGGGCCGCGTGGGCCCGGGCGTGCTGCATTTCCGGCAGGGACGCTGGCAGCGTTTGCCGGGCCCGGCCGGCACGCTGCCCGACGTGTCGGTGCTGCGTTTCGGACCCGACGGCGTGTTGTGGATCGGCACCGACCACGCGCTGTTCCGGCGGGAGCCCGGCGGCGAGCTGCAGGAGATCGAAAGCGCCGGCGCGCGCCTGGCCAACGAGCGCGTGCTGGCGATCCTGCCGTTGCCGGACGGGCGCGCGCTGGTCGGCAACCGCCATGGTCTGTTCCGCATCGGCGGCGGGCGCGCCACCGCGTGGGGGCGCGAAGCGGGACTGCCGGAGACGTCGGTGCTGGCGGTGCAGCCGTCGCGCTGGGGTGGCCTGCTGGTGGGCGGCAGCGCGGGCGTCTGGCGGCTGGAGCATGGCCGGGCGCAGCAGATCACCGGCGAGCGCGTGGAAGCGATGCTGGAAGACCGCAACGGCAACCTCTGGGTCTCCACGCTCGATGGCCTGCGCCGTTACACCCAGGGACGCTACGAGACGCTGGGCGAGCGCGAGGGTCTGTTGGGGCGTCTGGCGCCTGGGCTGTTCGAAGACCGCGACGGTCTGCTGTGGGTGGGCACCACCAACGGGCTGTACCGCATCTCCGACGGGCCCGTGTTCGGCCTGGGCCGCAGCAGCGGGCTGCGCGACATCTATGTGCGCGCGATCATCGAGCGCCCCGGGCAGGGCGTGTGGATTGGCCATCCGATGGGCGTGGACGCGTGGCAGGCTGGCCAGAGCCGTGCGGTGCCGCTGGCGTTCGACGGCAGGTCCGACCCCTCCGTGCTCTCGCTGGCCAACGCACGCGACGGCGGCCTGTGGATCGGCACCTACGACCAGGGCGTCATCCACCTGCCTGCCGCAGCCGAAGGGACGCAGGCGCGCCCCTGGCGCCTCGACGAGGCCGGCGGCCTGCCGTCCAATCACGTGCGCGCGCTGCTGGAGCGCGCCGACGGCTCGTTGTGGATCGGCAGCAACGAAGGTGTGACCGTCTACCGCGAGGGTCGCATCGCACGCCATTACGACGCCAACGATGGCCTGCCGGACGGCAACGTCTACGTGCTGTACGAAACCGCCCAGGGCGTGTTGTGGATCGGCACCAGCAACGGCATGGCGATGATGCGGCGCGACGGCACGGTGCGCCGATGGACGCCGATGTCCGACTTCCCGGCCGTGGCGGCGTTCGACTTCCTCGCCGATCCCGACGGCAGCCTGTGGATCGCGACCGATCGTGGCCTGCTGCATTGGCGCGATGGCGCGTTCGTGCAGTTCGACCACCGCCAGGGCCTGCCGAACAACCGCCTGTTCCGGTTGCTGGAAGACGACAACGGTGACTTCTGGGTGTCCAGCAACCGGGGGGTGTTCCGCATCTCGCGGCCGGCGCTGACGGCGGTGGAGAATCGCCACCTGGCGCGACTGCCGGTGGAGGCCTTCACCCACGCCGACGGATTGCCCAGCAGCCAGGCCAACGGCGCCTCCGCGCCGGCGGGCTGGCCGATGCGCGACGGCAAGTTGTGGTTCGCCACCGCGAACGGCGTGGGCGTGATCGATCCCGACGATGCGCGCCGCCAGCGCACGCAGGGCGTGACGCTGGTGATCGAGTCGGTGGAAGCCGACGGTCGCGTGCTGCCCCTGCAGGCGGGATACGCGCTGGCGGCGGACACGCGCCGCGTGGTCATCCGCTTTACCGGACTCAACCAGCGTGCCCCGGAACGCCTGCGCTACCGCTACCGGATGGTTGGTTTCGATCACGACTGGGTCGAAACCGACAACGGCATCGCGCACGACGCCATCTACACCAATCTCCCGTCCGGGAAGCTCCGCTTCGAGGTGCAGGTGATGAACGCGCCGGCGGACTGGAGCAGGACCGAAGGCCGGGTGATGCGCTCGGTCGAACTGGACAAGGCCGCGCCCTGGTGGCTGACGGCGTGGGCGATGACCGCCTACCTGGTGCTGGCGGGCCTGCTGGGCTGGAGCGTGCTGCTGCTGGCGATGCGCCGCCATCGCCAGCGCCAGCACCGGCTGCAGGCGCTGGTGGACGCGCGGACGTCGGAGTTGAGCGAGAAGAATGCGCAGCTCGAACAGGCAGGGGCCGCGAACGCGCAGCTGCTGGAACAGCTGGCCTACCAGGCGCGCCACGATCCCCTGACCCGGCTGGCCAATCGCCGCGCCGGCGATGCGTTCCTGGCCGAAGCGCTGGACACCAGCCGCCGCGAGGGACGCCCGCTCTGCGTCGCGCTGCTCGACATCGACCACTTCAAGACGATCAATGACCGCTACGGCCACGCCTTCGGCGACGAGGTGCTGTCGCGGATCGCGGCGCTGGCCGAACGCCTGGCCGGTGGCCGCGACGACGTGCTGATCGCGCGCTGGGGCGGCGAGGAATTCCTGGTCTGCCAGCAACTGCCCTGGTCGACGGCGCGTGCCCGCCTGGAAGCGCTGCGCGAAGGCATCGCGCAGGCCAGCATCGACACGCCGGACGGCGGCGACCTGCGCTGCACGGTCAGCATCGGCGTGGCGGAGCTGGAAGCCGGCCAGGACATGCGCGACCTGCTGCGTGTCGCCGACGAGCGCCTGTACCGTGCCAAGCAGCAGGGACGCAATCGCCTGGTCCCCGGCTGA
- a CDS encoding efflux RND transporter permease subunit, whose product MRRFNLSEWALTNRSLVLFAMILLGLVGAWSYRHLGQSEDPPFTFKAMVVRTVWPGATAEEVSQQVTERIEKALMTTGNYEYIRSYSRPGESQVIFAARDSLKSRDMPELWYQVRKKVGDIRATLPAGVVGPFFNDEFGDTFGNIYALTGDGFDYAVMKDYADRIQLELQRVDDVGKVELVGLQDEKIWIELSNTKLATLGIPLNAVQQALEEQNAVTPAGFFETPTDRVQLRLSGEFTSVDEIREFPIRAGGRTVKLGDIAEITRGFADPAAPRMRFMGQPGIGIAVAMKDGGDILKLGATLESEFQRLQKTLPLGMELRKVSDQPAAVEASVGEFVRVLAEAVVIVLLVSFFSLGLRTGLVVAVSIPLVLAMTFAVMHYFGIGLHKISLGALVLALGLLVDDAIIAVEMMAIKMEQGFDRLKAASFAYESTAFPMLTGTLVTAAGFLPIATAASSTGEYTRSLFQVVTIALVVSWIAAVLFIPYLGDKMLPDLGNPQPPKPGSLAARWHAFRAGLADRWPQYAGMLAPKPHDAHDHNPYHTPFYQRFRGWLAFCLRHRWVVIGMTVAAFVASIALFRFVPQQFFPDSVRPELMVDLELAEGSSLKSTDAQARKLEALLAKREGILNYVAYIGTGSPRFYLPLDQQLPQANFSQFVVLTADTASRESTRRWLIDEVAPRFPELQFRVTRLENGPPVGYPIQFRISGEHIDRVQAIARQMAEKVRANPHVANVNLDWSEPSKIVRLQIDQDRARALGVSTAQVSHFLSGSLSGLSVSTYREGNELVEILLRGPEEERTRLDLLGSLAVPTGNGGSVPLSQIANLEYAFEDGIIWHRDRLPTVTVRADLNNDDVTAPTVVAQISPTLDDLRATLPQGYLLETGGTVEDSARGQKSIAAGMPLFLLAVTTLLMLQLRSFSRMALVLLTAPLGLIGVTLALLVFRVPFGFVAMLGTIALAGMIMRNSVILVDQIDQDIQAGHDRWHAVIDATVRRFRPIVLTALAAVLAMIPLSRSAFFGPMAVAIMGGLTVATVLTLFFLPALYAAWFKVRPEEDAAR is encoded by the coding sequence ATGCGCCGCTTCAATCTTTCCGAGTGGGCGCTGACCAACCGCAGCCTGGTGCTGTTCGCGATGATCCTGCTGGGCCTGGTCGGCGCGTGGTCGTACCGCCACCTGGGCCAGTCCGAGGATCCGCCGTTCACCTTCAAGGCGATGGTGGTGCGCACGGTGTGGCCGGGGGCGACCGCCGAGGAAGTCTCCCAGCAGGTCACCGAGCGCATCGAAAAGGCGCTGATGACCACCGGCAACTACGAGTACATCCGTTCGTATTCGCGGCCGGGCGAGTCGCAGGTGATCTTCGCCGCGCGCGACAGCCTGAAGTCGCGCGACATGCCCGAGCTCTGGTACCAGGTGCGCAAGAAGGTCGGCGACATCCGCGCGACACTGCCGGCGGGCGTGGTGGGTCCGTTCTTCAACGACGAGTTCGGCGACACCTTCGGCAACATCTACGCGCTCACCGGCGACGGATTCGACTACGCGGTGATGAAGGATTACGCCGACCGCATCCAGTTGGAGCTGCAGCGGGTGGACGACGTCGGCAAGGTCGAACTGGTCGGCCTGCAGGACGAGAAGATCTGGATCGAACTGTCCAACACCAAGCTGGCCACGCTGGGCATCCCGCTCAATGCCGTGCAGCAGGCGCTGGAGGAACAGAACGCGGTGACGCCCGCCGGCTTCTTCGAGACGCCCACCGACCGCGTGCAGCTGCGGCTCAGCGGCGAGTTCACCTCGGTCGACGAGATCCGCGAGTTCCCGATCCGGGCCGGCGGGCGCACCGTCAAGCTGGGCGACATCGCCGAAATCACGCGGGGCTTCGCCGATCCGGCGGCGCCGCGCATGCGTTTCATGGGGCAGCCCGGCATCGGCATCGCGGTGGCGATGAAGGATGGCGGCGACATCCTCAAGCTCGGCGCGACGCTGGAATCCGAATTCCAGCGTCTGCAGAAAACGCTGCCGCTGGGCATGGAGCTGCGCAAGGTGTCCGACCAGCCGGCGGCGGTGGAGGCGTCGGTGGGCGAGTTCGTCCGCGTGCTGGCCGAGGCGGTGGTCATCGTGTTGCTGGTCAGCTTCTTCTCGCTGGGTCTGCGCACGGGGCTGGTGGTGGCGGTGTCCATCCCGCTGGTGCTGGCGATGACCTTCGCGGTGATGCACTACTTCGGCATCGGCCTGCACAAGATCTCGCTGGGCGCGCTGGTGCTGGCGCTGGGCCTGCTGGTCGACGACGCGATCATCGCGGTGGAGATGATGGCCATCAAGATGGAGCAGGGATTCGATCGCCTGAAGGCGGCCAGCTTCGCCTACGAATCCACGGCGTTCCCGATGCTCACCGGCACCCTGGTGACGGCGGCCGGCTTCCTGCCGATCGCGACCGCGGCGTCGAGCACCGGCGAGTACACGCGCTCGCTGTTCCAGGTGGTGACGATCGCGCTGGTGGTGTCGTGGATCGCGGCCGTGCTGTTCATTCCCTACCTCGGCGACAAGATGCTGCCCGACCTGGGCAACCCGCAGCCGCCGAAGCCGGGCTCGCTCGCTGCGCGCTGGCACGCGTTCCGTGCCGGCCTGGCCGACCGCTGGCCGCAGTACGCCGGCATGCTGGCGCCGAAGCCGCATGATGCGCACGACCACAATCCGTACCACACGCCGTTCTACCAGCGCTTCCGCGGCTGGCTGGCCTTCTGCCTGCGCCACCGCTGGGTGGTGATCGGCATGACGGTGGCGGCGTTCGTCGCCTCGATCGCGCTGTTCCGCTTCGTGCCGCAGCAGTTCTTCCCGGATTCGGTGCGTCCCGAGCTGATGGTCGACCTGGAGCTGGCCGAGGGCAGTTCGCTGAAGTCCACCGATGCGCAGGCGCGCAAGCTCGAGGCGCTGCTGGCCAAGCGCGAGGGCATCCTCAACTACGTGGCCTACATCGGCACCGGGTCGCCGCGCTTCTACCTGCCGCTGGACCAGCAGCTGCCGCAGGCGAACTTCTCGCAGTTCGTGGTGCTGACCGCGGACACCGCATCGCGCGAATCGACCCGGCGCTGGCTGATCGACGAGGTGGCGCCGCGGTTCCCCGAGCTGCAGTTCCGCGTGACGCGGCTGGAGAACGGTCCGCCGGTCGGCTATCCGATCCAGTTCCGCATCTCGGGCGAGCACATCGACCGGGTGCAGGCGATCGCACGCCAGATGGCCGAGAAGGTGCGCGCCAATCCGCATGTCGCCAACGTCAACCTGGACTGGAGCGAGCCCAGCAAGATCGTGCGGCTGCAGATCGACCAGGACCGCGCACGCGCGCTGGGTGTCAGTACGGCCCAGGTCTCGCACTTCCTCTCCGGGTCGCTGTCGGGCCTGAGCGTCAGCACCTACCGCGAGGGCAACGAACTGGTGGAGATCCTGCTGCGCGGGCCGGAAGAGGAGCGCACGCGGCTGGACCTGCTGGGCAGCCTGGCCGTGCCGACCGGCAACGGCGGCAGCGTGCCGCTGTCGCAGATCGCCAACCTCGAGTACGCGTTCGAGGACGGCATCATCTGGCATCGCGACCGCCTGCCCACCGTCACCGTCCGCGCCGACCTCAACAACGACGACGTGACGGCACCGACGGTGGTGGCGCAGATTTCGCCGACGCTGGACGACCTCCGCGCCACGCTGCCGCAGGGCTACCTGCTGGAGACCGGCGGCACGGTGGAGGATTCGGCGCGCGGGCAGAAGTCCATCGCCGCCGGCATGCCGCTGTTCCTGCTGGCGGTGACCACGCTGCTGATGCTGCAGCTTCGCAGCTTCTCGCGGATGGCGCTGGTGCTGCTGACCGCGCCGCTCGGCCTGATCGGCGTGACGCTGGCGCTGCTGGTGTTCCGCGTGCCGTTCGGTTTCGTCGCGATGCTGGGCACCATCGCATTGGCGGGCATGATCATGCGCAACTCGGTGATCCTGGTGGACCAGATCGACCAGGACATCCAGGCCGGCCACGACCGCTGGCATGCGGTCATCGATGCCACCGTGCGCCGCTTCCGGCCGATCGTGCTGACCGCCCTGGCGGCGGTGCTGGCGATGATCCCGCTGTCGCGCAGCGCGTTCTTCGGGCCGATGGCGGTCGCCATCATGGGGGGGCTGACGGTGGCCACGGTACTGACGCTGTTCTTCCTGCCGGCGCTGTACGCGGCCTGGTTCAAGGTACGGCCGGAAGAGGACGCCGCGCGCTGA
- a CDS encoding efflux RND transporter periplasmic adaptor subunit has product MRQTRWNGVFAIVLLGLAACSEEQPAEMPRPALVVQPGGGAGAALSAYAGEVRAREESPLAFRVGGNLVRRNVDAGARVRKGEVLAVLDAGDFALQAQAAQAQLAAAEADLVRARGDRDRYAKLVGDRLISQSAYDAQVAAYRAAEGQARAARAQMDVMRNQEGYSQLRAPRDGVIASRQAEAGQVVAAGQTIFTLAADGGREVAIGLPENRIRQFSVGQPVMIELWNAPGQRLPGVIREIAPAADAQTRTYAARVSLVGDEVQQQVELGQSARVYVQESGTQAALKLPLSAIQRGDGDRTTVWVVDPASGKVRAQAVQLGPYGEASVPVLGGLKSGDWVVGAGGHLLREGQVVAPVDRSNRPLALAASKPQEGSR; this is encoded by the coding sequence ATGCGCCAGACGCGCTGGAACGGAGTGTTCGCAATCGTGCTGCTCGGGCTGGCCGCCTGCAGCGAGGAGCAACCCGCGGAAATGCCACGTCCCGCGCTGGTCGTGCAGCCCGGCGGCGGCGCCGGGGCCGCGCTGTCGGCCTACGCCGGCGAAGTGCGGGCACGCGAGGAAAGTCCGCTGGCGTTCCGCGTCGGCGGCAATCTCGTCCGACGCAACGTGGATGCCGGTGCCCGCGTTCGCAAGGGCGAAGTGCTGGCGGTGCTCGATGCCGGCGACTTCGCGCTGCAGGCACAGGCCGCGCAGGCGCAACTGGCCGCCGCCGAAGCCGACCTGGTCCGCGCGCGCGGCGACCGCGACCGTTACGCCAAGCTAGTCGGCGACCGGCTGATCAGCCAGTCCGCCTACGACGCGCAGGTCGCGGCCTACCGGGCCGCCGAAGGCCAGGCGCGTGCCGCGCGTGCGCAGATGGACGTGATGCGCAACCAGGAAGGCTATTCGCAACTGCGCGCCCCGCGCGATGGCGTGATCGCCAGCCGCCAGGCAGAAGCCGGGCAGGTGGTCGCCGCAGGCCAGACGATCTTCACCCTGGCCGCCGACGGCGGTCGCGAGGTCGCGATCGGTCTGCCGGAGAACCGCATCCGCCAGTTCAGTGTCGGTCAGCCGGTGATGATCGAGCTGTGGAATGCCCCCGGCCAGCGCCTGCCCGGTGTCATCCGCGAAATCGCCCCCGCCGCGGATGCGCAGACCCGCACCTATGCCGCACGCGTCAGCCTGGTCGGCGACGAAGTGCAGCAGCAGGTCGAACTGGGCCAGAGCGCGCGCGTGTACGTGCAGGAGAGCGGCACCCAGGCGGCGCTGAAGCTGCCGTTGTCGGCGATCCAGCGCGGCGACGGCGACAGGACCACGGTGTGGGTCGTCGATCCGGCCAGCGGCAAGGTGCGTGCGCAAGCGGTGCAGTTGGGTCCCTACGGTGAGGCGTCGGTGCCGGTGCTGGGCGGGCTGAAGTCCGGCGACTGGGTGGTCGGCGCCGGCGGCCATCTGTTGCGCGAAGGCCAGGTCGTCGCGCCGGTGGATCGCAGCAACCGGCCGCTGGCGCTCGCTGCATCGAAGCCGCAGGAAGGATCGCGCTGA
- a CDS encoding TetR/AcrR family transcriptional regulator: MVSPRHSASRPKSPAKPAASGPGRPKDLGKRAAILEAAKQLFAREGFNGVSMDQIAAEAGVSKLTVYSHFGDKDALFAAAVKAKCEEMLPDTLFELELTGSLRDQLRHIAQAFFALITSEEAISTHRMMMVPGNIDDKLKQTFWDAGPQRTHDAFAAMLQALVAKGELDIPDVATASVQFFSLIKGEVHARMTCGLCSRPGPMDARQHVDATVDMFLRAYGRR, translated from the coding sequence ATGGTCAGTCCACGCCACTCCGCCAGCCGCCCCAAGTCCCCCGCCAAGCCCGCTGCCAGCGGTCCCGGCCGCCCCAAGGACCTGGGCAAGCGCGCCGCCATCCTCGAAGCCGCCAAGCAGTTGTTCGCGCGCGAGGGATTCAACGGCGTCAGCATGGACCAGATCGCCGCCGAGGCGGGCGTTTCAAAGCTCACGGTGTACAGCCACTTCGGCGACAAGGACGCGCTGTTCGCCGCCGCAGTGAAGGCCAAGTGCGAGGAAATGCTGCCGGACACGCTGTTCGAGCTCGAACTGACCGGCAGCCTGCGCGACCAGCTCAGGCACATCGCGCAGGCCTTCTTCGCGCTGATCACCAGCGAGGAGGCCATCAGCACGCACCGCATGATGATGGTGCCGGGCAACATCGACGACAAACTCAAGCAGACCTTCTGGGACGCCGGCCCGCAGCGCACGCACGATGCGTTCGCCGCGATGCTGCAGGCGCTGGTGGCCAAGGGCGAACTGGACATTCCCGACGTGGCGACCGCCTCCGTGCAGTTCTTCTCCCTGATCAAGGGCGAAGTGCATGCCCGCATGACCTGCGGCCTGTGCAGCCGGCCCGGGCCGATGGATGCCCGCCAGCATGTCGACGCCACGGTGGACATGTTCCTGAGGGCCTATGGCCGCCGCTGA
- a CDS encoding protein-L-isoaspartate O-methyltransferase, translating into MTIDYSQARENMVEQQVRPWDVLDARVLDALATLPREAFVADAHRALAYADLALPLGHGEVMAKPVIEGRTLQALKPQANEDVLEIGTGSGYLTACLAHLAREVVSLEIHPDLAEAARARLDATGLGSNVRIETADALAWDSDRRFDVVCVTGAVATVPARFLQWLRPGGRLFVVQGASPVMEGVLHVNDVNGARIESLFETDLPYLVGAAPAPQFVF; encoded by the coding sequence ATGACGATCGATTACTCCCAGGCCCGCGAAAACATGGTCGAGCAGCAGGTACGTCCCTGGGACGTGCTGGACGCGCGCGTGCTGGACGCCCTGGCCACGCTGCCGCGCGAGGCCTTCGTGGCCGACGCGCACCGTGCACTGGCCTACGCGGACCTGGCGCTGCCGCTTGGCCATGGCGAAGTCATGGCCAAGCCCGTGATCGAAGGCCGCACCCTGCAGGCGCTCAAGCCGCAGGCCAACGAGGACGTGCTGGAAATCGGCACCGGCAGCGGCTACCTGACCGCCTGCCTGGCGCACCTGGCGCGCGAGGTGGTCAGCCTCGAGATCCATCCCGACCTGGCCGAGGCCGCGCGTGCGCGCCTGGATGCCACCGGCCTGGGCAGCAACGTGCGCATCGAAACCGCCGATGCGCTGGCATGGGACAGCGACCGCCGTTTCGACGTGGTCTGCGTGACCGGCGCGGTCGCCACCGTGCCCGCGCGCTTCCTGCAATGGCTGCGTCCGGGCGGCCGCCTGTTCGTCGTGCAGGGCGCATCGCCGGTGATGGAAGGCGTACTGCATGTCAACGACGTCAACGGCGCGCGCATCGAATCGTTGTTCGAAACCGACCTCCCCTACCTGGTCGGCGCCGCACCGGCGCCCCAGTTCGTCTTCTGA